The DNA segment CTGCGCGCGCCGAAGGACCGCCTGATGCGGGTGGATGGGATCGGCGAGGAGACCGCGAAGATCCTGACCGGATGGCGTGATCATGCGGATCCCGGAAGCGAACTGCGGGAAGCGGAGGAGCGCGGCATTTCCATCGTCACGCAGGCGGATGAGGACTATCCCGCCCCGTTGCGGAATACGTATGATCCGCCGTTACTGCTCTACGTATGGGGAAAGCTGGAGGCACGGGACCGCCACGCCATCGGCATCGTCGGCTCGCGGCGCTCCACCCATTATGGTACGAACGTGACGAAGAAGCTGGCATTCCAGCTCGCCCACGCCGGTTTCACCATCGTTTCCGGGCTCGCACGGGGCATCGACACCACCGCCCATGAGGCCGCCATCGCCGCGAAGGGACGGACCATCGCGGTGCTCGGCTCCGGGTTGGGAAAACTCTATCCGCCGGAGAACCTGGGCCTCGCCCAGATGATCGCGGACGGTCACGGCGCGGTGGTCTCCGAGTTTTCCCTCCACACCCCACCGGACCAACAGACCTTCCCCATGCGCAACCGCATCGTCGCGGCATGGTCACGCGCGCTGCTGGTCACGGAGTGCCCGTTGCGCTCCGGTTCGCTCATCACGGCGAACCTGGCGGCGGAGTATGGCAAGCCGGTCTTCGCCGTGCCCGGCCCCATCGACAAGCCCACCTCCATGGGCTGCAACCAGCTCATCCGGGAAGGAGCCACCCTGGTGGCAGATGGTTCCCACCTGCTGGACGATCTGGGCGAACTGCCTTTCCAGCAGGAATCCACCTCCGCGGCGGAGGA comes from the Luteolibacter sp. SL250 genome and includes:
- the dprA gene encoding DNA-processing protein DprA encodes the protein MSPREAIVTLNLLPRIGPVRVKRLLEAFDTPDAILRAPKDRLMRVDGIGEETAKILTGWRDHADPGSELREAEERGISIVTQADEDYPAPLRNTYDPPLLLYVWGKLEARDRHAIGIVGSRRSTHYGTNVTKKLAFQLAHAGFTIVSGLARGIDTTAHEAAIAAKGRTIAVLGSGLGKLYPPENLGLAQMIADGHGAVVSEFSLHTPPDQQTFPMRNRIVAAWSRALLVTECPLRSGSLITANLAAEYGKPVFAVPGPIDKPTSMGCNQLIREGATLVADGSHLLDDLGELPFQQESTSAAEESSDQPQLPEEEAKVLSAVTADDQPVDRIIERSGLPAHVVSATLMKLEIRQLVRAFPGFRYARR